GGCCAGTTGCAGCCCAGTGCCGGACGCTGCCTGTGCTCCGGCCCGGCGCACTACCTGGCACAGCGCATCGAGCCGCAGGCGTTCCGCAGCGTGGCGGACCTGGCCGGTGTGCAGCCGCTGCTGGATGCGTTGGCTCGTATCGAGGCGGGAGGCGTCGATCCCGCTGACTTCGAGCGGCTCGATGGCCATTGGGATATCCGGGCCCGCCTGGAAGCCGAACTGGCCGCCAGCGGGCTCGCTCACCTGTCGCCGGATACGCCCGCTGCGCGCCTCAGCGGCGGTGAATGCACGCGGGTCGCGTTGCTCGGTGCCTGGCTCAGCGAGGCGGACTGGTTGATCCTCGACGAGCCGAGCAACCACCTTGACCGCGTCGGCCGCGAAGCCCTGCGCGGGCACCTGCAACGCTGGCGCGGCGGGCTGATCCTGATCAGCCATGACCGCCTGCTGCTGGACGACATGCAGCGCATCGTCGAGCTGTCGTCCGCCGGCCTGCGCAGTTACTCCGGGGGCCACGCCTTCTACCGCGAGATGCGCCAGCAGGAACAGGACAGCGCCCTGCGCGAATTGCAGCGGCGCAAGCTGGAACGTGATCGCCAGCAGCTCGCCATGCAGGAACAGCGCGAGCGCCAGGAGCATCGACAGGCGAAGGGGCGCAAGGAGGCGAAACAAGCCAACCAGGCGAAGATCCTGGTCGACCGGCAGAAGGAGCGCAGCCAGACCAGCATCGCGCGCCTGGCCACGCAGCACGGCGAGCGCCGCGAACAGCTGGCGCGGGAGGTTCAGGAGGCTTTCGGGCAGTTGCGCGACGATAGCGCGGTCGTCCTGAATGCGCCGGCCTGCGAGTTGCCCGAGTCCCGTGGCGTATTGCTGCTGGAGGCGCTGCGCCTGCCATTCGGCAATGTAGCGCCGCTGGACTGGCAGTTGAACGGCCCGCGCCGCGTGGCGGTCACCGGGCGCAACGGCAGCGGCAAGTCGACTCTGCTCAAGGTGATCGCAGGCGTGCTCGGCCCTGCCGCTGGCTCGTGCGACGTGAAGGTACGCAGCGCCTATCTGGATCAGCACCTCGCCGCGCTGTTGCCCGCGCGCTCGGTGCTGGAACTATTGCAGGCGCGCAACCGCACGGCGGCCCCGTCCGTGCTGCGTACGCGCTTGGCGCAGCTGGGACTGCCGGTGACGCGGGTCGATCTGCCCAGCGGTCTGCTCAGCGGTGGCGAGCGCTTGAAGGCGGCGCTGGCGTGCGAGCTCTACGCCGAGCATCCGGCTCAACTGCTGTTGCTCGATGAGCCGGACAACCACCTCGACCTGCCGTCCCGCGAGGCGCTGGAAAACCTGCTGCGGCAATACCGGGGAGCGTTGCTGGTGGTGTCTCATGACGCTGCGTTTCTTGACCGGCTGGAGCTGGAGGCACGGCTGGAGTGCGCGGAGGGCGGCTGGCACTGGCGGGTCGAGTGAGGCTTTACCGGCCGGGAAGGGTTGGGTAGGATCGACCTCCCTCTCTTTCCGGCTGCCTCTGCCGTGTTCCGCCCAGGCGTTGAATCGCGAAGCGGGCATTCATGCTGCCGACGCTCCACCGGCCGCCACCTTTCGTGGCGTGCTATCCCTATGTGATTCGCTGAATCAGGATGCATTCATGCTCATTCGCCAACGCATCGCTGCGGACAATCCGCGGCTGCTCGACATCTGACTGGGCGCCGTGCGCGCCACCCATCATTTTCTCCAGGCGTCCGATATCGACGGCCTGTTGCCCCTGGTCCGCGACCTCTACCTGCCCGCTGTCGAGGTGTGGGTGGCGGTGGATGCCGAGGACCGTCCGTTGGGCTTCATCGGCCTCAACGAGGCTCATGTGGAAATGCTCTTCATCGACCCGGAGCTGCGTGGCCGGGGCATCGGCCGCGCGCTGCTGGACTTCGTGCGT
This Pseudomonas sp. ATCC 13867 DNA region includes the following protein-coding sequences:
- a CDS encoding ABC-F family ATP-binding cassette domain-containing protein, giving the protein MTSPFTLALQGVSFQLPSGESLLSDLNETFDDRRTALVGRNGVGKSMLARIMAGQLQPSAGRCLCSGPAHYLAQRIEPQAFRSVADLAGVQPLLDALARIEAGGVDPADFERLDGHWDIRARLEAELAASGLAHLSPDTPAARLSGGECTRVALLGAWLSEADWLILDEPSNHLDRVGREALRGHLQRWRGGLILISHDRLLLDDMQRIVELSSAGLRSYSGGHAFYREMRQQEQDSALRELQRRKLERDRQQLAMQEQRERQEHRQAKGRKEAKQANQAKILVDRQKERSQTSIARLATQHGERREQLAREVQEAFGQLRDDSAVVLNAPACELPESRGVLLLEALRLPFGNVAPLDWQLNGPRRVAVTGRNGSGKSTLLKVIAGVLGPAAGSCDVKVRSAYLDQHLAALLPARSVLELLQARNRTAAPSVLRTRLAQLGLPVTRVDLPSGLLSGGERLKAALACELYAEHPAQLLLLDEPDNHLDLPSREALENLLRQYRGALLVVSHDAAFLDRLELEARLECAEGGWHWRVE
- a CDS encoding acetyltransferase, giving the protein MGAVRATHHFLQASDIDGLLPLVRDLYLPAVEVWVAVDAEDRPLGFIGLNEAHVEMLFIDPELRGRGIGRALLDFVREARGALSVDVNEQNPQAVGFYRHYGFVQTGRSPTDGEGRPFPLLHMGLPDEA